The Candidatus Nealsonbacteria bacterium sequence TGCATTTCTTATTGTAAGACTTGGACTCCGGCGGCTATGGCTTCGGGTGCTGTTGATGTTATCAAAATCCTTGTTCCTTGAAATGATATCATATAACTATGTCCTTCTTGAGGATCTCTCGGCATTAAACTTATAAAATCAGGTACTAATTCTGTACAAGTTGCAACATTTGCTGGGGTTGCAGTGATACAAGCCGGAAAAACTCCCCTCCTATCAACGGAGAAAGTATATACTGCGCTAACTATAGAGTTCATATGACTCCATCTGGTAG is a genomic window containing:
- a CDS encoding type II secretion system GspH family protein, producing MKNNKKGFTLIELLIVIGIITILASAVIVAINPGRHFQQARNATRWSHMNSIVSAVYTFSVDRRGVFPACITATPANVATCTELVPDFISLMPRDPQEGHSYMISFQGTRILITSTAPEAIAAGVQVLQ